One window of the Candidatus Jettenia sp. genome contains the following:
- a CDS encoding amylo-alpha-1,6-glucosidase, with protein MEQHLEDLQERFVKTANKIQIGNEYYIRASAVAVNLEKLVLKKNETFLVCDNRTDLPGRVSGEMGFYFEGTRFLNELDVRIAGEYPILLKSFANEDLMADLTNSDICQDGVVLIPRDSIIINRKVSVENALLVSEFTLKNFHIAPIRFSIEVSFGGDFMDIFEVRGAMRPSRGKLFPPEWQDGELLLSYQGLDNIDRTTSIILDPKPDEIEGREVRYWIELNPREEKKIRLTVKAKAEEEKKPFVLLMPSFKNTTHNNFDQWVQSGCSITSSNELFNKWINRSLRDIYILNTHTPWGLMPYAGIPWYVAPFGRDSCITALELLPFRPELAEGTLNFLAHYQGKTFNTFKDEQPGKILHELRRGEMANLQEIPFVPYYGTIDASPLFLILLYQYATWSGNLSKVKKWWPKALKTLEWIDQYGDIDGDGYLEYYKESPKGLINQGWKDSWDSVFHKNGELAQAPIALAEVQGYTYMAKLGMSCLAELFSDFDLAKRLQKEAEQLKEKFHKDFWMEEEKFFGIATDKKKELCRIISSNPGHCLWTGLIDSKIAEQVAQRLFRDDMFSGWGIRTVAEKEARFNPMSYHNGSVWPHDNALILSGLKKYGLNSYVDKLATALSDVSTFFSDCRLPELFCGFRRTSTHGPTPYPTSCSPQAWSTGVVFEVLKAFIGLEGDAINNRVYFIRPQLPEWLNWIEITNLRISGKYLDFYVIRGPYTTTIEIQRKSEDLEVVIKG; from the coding sequence ATGGAACAGCATTTAGAAGATTTACAGGAAAGATTTGTTAAAACTGCAAATAAAATTCAGATTGGCAATGAATACTATATTAGAGCGTCTGCCGTTGCAGTAAATCTCGAAAAGTTGGTTTTAAAGAAGAATGAGACATTTCTGGTTTGTGATAATAGAACAGATCTTCCGGGACGTGTCTCAGGGGAGATGGGTTTTTATTTTGAAGGGACCCGCTTTTTAAACGAGCTTGACGTCCGAATAGCCGGAGAATATCCGATTTTACTTAAGTCTTTTGCCAACGAAGACCTCATGGCAGATCTTACCAATTCCGATATCTGCCAGGATGGAGTAGTCCTTATTCCCAGAGACTCTATCATTATAAACCGAAAAGTCTCTGTAGAAAATGCACTCCTTGTGTCAGAGTTTACCCTAAAAAATTTCCATATTGCGCCTATCCGCTTCTCAATAGAGGTGTCATTCGGAGGAGACTTTATGGATATCTTTGAGGTTCGCGGAGCAATGCGCCCATCCAGAGGTAAGCTCTTTCCACCAGAATGGCAAGATGGAGAGCTCCTTTTGAGTTACCAGGGTTTGGACAATATCGACCGGACGACTTCTATCATTTTGGATCCAAAGCCTGATGAGATTGAAGGAAGAGAGGTAAGATACTGGATTGAATTGAATCCCAGAGAAGAGAAGAAAATACGTCTTACCGTAAAAGCAAAGGCGGAAGAAGAAAAAAAACCTTTTGTACTCCTCATGCCGTCTTTTAAAAATACAACACACAATAATTTTGATCAATGGGTACAATCTGGCTGCTCCATTACATCGAGCAACGAGCTTTTTAATAAATGGATTAACCGTTCATTGCGAGATATTTATATACTGAATACTCATACACCATGGGGACTCATGCCCTATGCAGGTATTCCATGGTACGTAGCCCCGTTTGGACGGGATAGCTGTATTACTGCTCTGGAACTCCTTCCGTTCAGGCCTGAGCTGGCAGAAGGCACCTTAAACTTCCTGGCTCATTATCAGGGAAAAACCTTTAATACCTTCAAAGATGAACAACCGGGAAAAATACTCCATGAACTGCGAAGGGGAGAAATGGCGAATTTACAGGAAATTCCTTTTGTCCCTTATTACGGCACCATTGATGCTTCTCCCTTGTTTCTTATTTTACTCTATCAATATGCCACATGGTCAGGAAATTTATCCAAGGTTAAAAAATGGTGGCCAAAGGCACTAAAAACCTTAGAGTGGATTGATCAATATGGAGATATCGATGGAGATGGATATTTAGAATACTATAAAGAATCCCCGAAGGGTTTAATAAACCAGGGGTGGAAGGATTCATGGGACTCTGTCTTTCACAAAAATGGAGAGCTTGCTCAGGCGCCTATAGCCTTAGCGGAGGTGCAAGGTTACACTTACATGGCTAAATTGGGAATGTCTTGTCTTGCTGAGCTGTTTTCTGACTTTGATTTAGCAAAAAGACTCCAAAAAGAAGCAGAACAATTGAAAGAAAAGTTCCATAAGGACTTCTGGATGGAGGAAGAAAAATTTTTTGGCATTGCTACAGATAAAAAGAAAGAACTTTGCCGGATTATTTCTTCAAATCCAGGCCATTGCTTATGGACCGGCCTTATCGACAGCAAAATAGCGGAACAGGTTGCACAAAGGCTTTTCCGTGACGATATGTTCAGCGGTTGGGGAATCAGAACTGTGGCTGAGAAAGAGGCCCGATTTAATCCTATGAGCTATCATAACGGTTCTGTTTGGCCTCATGATAATGCATTGATTCTTTCCGGCTTAAAGAAATATGGTTTGAACAGCTATGTAGACAAACTCGCAACAGCTTTATCTGATGTTTCTACATTCTTTTCAGATTGCAGACTCCCAGAACTCTTTTGCGGCTTCAGAAGAACATCCACTCATGGCCCTACCCCCTATCCCACATCTTGTTCCCCGCAAGCCTGGTCTACCGGTGTTGTTTTTGAAGTATTAAAGGCTTTTATTGGTCTCGAAGGGGATGCCATAAATAACAGGGTTTATTTTATTCGTCCTCAACTGCCGGAGTGGTTAAACTGGATTGAAATAACTAATCTGAGAATTAGCGGCAAATATCTTGATTTTTATGTAATCCGTGGACCATATACAACTACTATAGAAATTCAGAGGAAAAGTGAAGATCTGGAGGTAGTTATTAAAGGATAA
- a CDS encoding glycosyltransferase family 4 protein yields the protein MRIAQVAPLIERVPPEMYGGTERVVYYLTEELVKRGHEVTLFASGDSITSAKLVSMHEKALRFDPDIENCYPYHMLELGIVYDKAKEFDLIHSHMDFMTFPFTTLVSTPTIHTLHGRLDIHDIQKIYKHYRNCNFISISNAQRKFIPDLNWIDTIYHGYPLEKFPFNQKPEDYLVFVGRISPEKGPIEAIQIAKRVQMKLIIVAKVDSVDRDYYEEKVKPLITPPLIEYIGEKTEEERNEIMKKAKALIFPLDWPEPFGLVIIESLACGTPVITRNRGSIPELMIHGKTGFICETWEEMADAVQNLKDIDRRACRRHIENNFSISHMASRYEKAYEQITSNNRPKILPLRLDRGSLKSQVTS from the coding sequence ATGAGAATTGCTCAAGTTGCTCCATTAATAGAGCGGGTCCCACCGGAAATGTACGGTGGAACTGAAAGGGTTGTTTATTATCTTACAGAAGAGTTGGTTAAGAGGGGACATGAGGTAACCCTGTTTGCTAGCGGAGATTCCATTACATCTGCTAAATTGGTTTCAATGCATGAGAAGGCTTTACGGTTTGATCCGGATATTGAGAATTGCTATCCTTATCATATGCTCGAATTAGGAATAGTGTATGACAAAGCCAAAGAATTTGATTTGATCCATTCTCACATGGACTTTATGACATTTCCCTTCACTACTCTGGTTTCTACGCCTACCATCCATACTCTCCATGGAAGGCTTGATATTCATGATATTCAAAAGATTTACAAACATTACCGAAATTGTAATTTTATTTCTATCAGCAATGCACAGAGGAAATTTATTCCTGATTTGAATTGGATAGACACTATCTATCATGGGTATCCTCTTGAGAAATTCCCTTTCAACCAGAAACCTGAGGATTATTTAGTTTTTGTAGGAAGAATATCTCCGGAGAAAGGCCCTATTGAGGCAATTCAAATCGCGAAAAGAGTACAAATGAAATTAATTATTGTCGCAAAAGTAGATTCTGTTGACAGAGATTATTACGAAGAAAAGGTTAAACCGCTCATAACTCCTCCGCTTATTGAATATATTGGAGAAAAGACAGAAGAGGAACGCAACGAGATTATGAAAAAGGCAAAGGCCCTTATCTTTCCCCTTGATTGGCCTGAACCTTTTGGGTTAGTCATTATTGAATCACTAGCATGTGGAACTCCTGTAATTACGAGAAATCGAGGCTCAATTCCAGAGCTTATGATTCATGGGAAAACTGGCTTTATTTGTGAAACCTGGGAAGAAATGGCCGATGCTGTTCAAAATCTCAAGGATATTGACAGGAGGGCATGCAGAAGGCATATAGAGAATAATTTCTCTATTTCTCATATGGCAAGTAGGTATGAGAAAGCTTATGAGCAAATAACAAGTAATAATCGGCCAAAAATCTTGCCCTTGCGGCTTGACCGAGGATCATTAAAGTCTCAAGTAACCTCATAA